From one Streptomyces sp. NBC_01478 genomic stretch:
- a CDS encoding glycoside hydrolase family 3 protein gives MWIRRGTTPEGAHVPSRRTVLAATMGVTASLAVGGTAHADDKSLRALISRMTLPEKVGQLFVMRVYGHSATAPDQADIDANLSEIGVRTAAELIATYRVGGIIYFTWAHNTRDPHQVADLSNGIQKASLKQPRGLPVLIATDQEHGAVCRIGAPATLFPGAMAIGAGGSPADARTLGRISGAELRAMGVNQDYSPDADVNVNPANPVIGVRSFGADPDAVAALVAAEVRGYQSSQVAATAKHFPGHGDTAVDSHFGFPVITHSREVWETLDAVPFRAAVGAGIDSIMTAHIMVPALDDSGDPATLSRPILTGILRGELGYDGVVITDSLGMEGVRQKYGDDRVPVLALKAGVDQLLNPPSLDIAWNAVLKAVQSGELTEARLDESILRVLRLKARLGLFEEPYVSRAGVDRTVGTAAHRATADAIAGRTTTLLVNRAGLLPLSRRAHGRVLVVGADPASPSGTTGPPTGVLAAALTELGFTATAQSTGTEPSAATVSAAVAAAGAVDAVVVATYNVTASSAQKTLVEQLLATGRPVVAVAVRNPYDVAQLPAVSAYLASYSWTDVELRAAARVIAGRVRPRGKLPVAVQRADDATQVLYPIGHGLSY, from the coding sequence ATGTGGATCCGACGTGGGACCACTCCGGAAGGAGCGCACGTGCCCTCCAGACGTACCGTTCTCGCCGCGACCATGGGCGTCACCGCGTCCCTCGCCGTCGGCGGCACCGCCCACGCCGACGACAAGTCACTGCGCGCGCTGATCTCCCGTATGACACTGCCGGAGAAGGTCGGCCAGCTCTTCGTGATGCGGGTCTACGGCCATTCCGCCACCGCCCCCGACCAGGCCGACATCGATGCCAACCTGAGCGAGATCGGGGTGCGGACGGCCGCCGAGCTGATCGCCACGTACCGGGTCGGCGGCATCATCTACTTCACCTGGGCGCACAACACCCGCGATCCGCACCAGGTCGCCGACCTGTCCAACGGCATCCAGAAGGCCTCTCTGAAACAACCGCGCGGGCTGCCCGTGCTCATCGCCACCGATCAGGAACACGGCGCCGTCTGCCGGATCGGCGCGCCCGCGACGCTCTTCCCGGGCGCGATGGCGATCGGCGCCGGCGGCTCCCCCGCCGACGCCCGCACCCTCGGCCGGATCTCCGGCGCCGAGCTGCGCGCGATGGGCGTCAACCAGGACTACTCCCCCGACGCCGACGTGAACGTCAACCCGGCCAACCCGGTCATCGGCGTACGGTCCTTCGGCGCCGACCCGGACGCGGTGGCCGCCCTCGTCGCCGCCGAGGTGAGGGGGTATCAGAGCAGCCAGGTCGCCGCCACCGCAAAGCACTTCCCGGGGCACGGGGACACCGCCGTGGACAGCCACTTCGGGTTTCCCGTCATCACGCACAGCCGGGAGGTGTGGGAGACGCTGGACGCCGTCCCCTTCCGGGCGGCCGTCGGCGCGGGCATCGACTCGATCATGACCGCGCACATCATGGTCCCTGCCCTCGACGACTCCGGCGACCCGGCCACCCTCTCCCGCCCGATCCTCACCGGCATCCTGCGCGGGGAACTGGGCTACGACGGGGTCGTCATCACCGACTCGCTGGGGATGGAGGGCGTACGCCAGAAGTACGGCGACGACCGGGTGCCCGTGCTCGCGCTGAAGGCCGGGGTCGACCAGCTCCTCAACCCGCCCTCCCTCGACATCGCCTGGAACGCCGTCCTCAAGGCCGTGCAGAGTGGGGAGTTGACGGAGGCGCGGCTCGACGAGTCGATCCTGCGGGTGCTGCGGCTGAAGGCACGACTGGGGTTGTTCGAGGAGCCGTACGTCAGCCGGGCGGGGGTGGACCGTACGGTCGGGACCGCGGCCCATCGCGCCACCGCCGACGCCATCGCCGGGCGGACGACCACCCTGCTGGTGAACAGGGCCGGGCTGCTGCCGCTGTCCCGTCGTGCGCACGGGAGGGTGCTGGTGGTCGGCGCCGATCCGGCCTCCCCCTCGGGTACCACGGGTCCCCCGACCGGTGTACTGGCCGCCGCCCTGACGGAGTTGGGGTTCACGGCCACCGCGCAGTCCACCGGTACCGAGCCCTCGGCCGCCACCGTCTCGGCGGCCGTGGCCGCGGCGGGCGCGGTGGACGCGGTGGTCGTGGCGACGTACAACGTCACGGCGAGCAGTGCGCAGAAGACGCTCGTCGAGCAACTCCTCGCCACCGGGCGGCCGGTCGTCGCCGTCGCCGTCCGCAACCCCTACGACGTCGCCCAACTGCCCGCTGTGTCCGCCTACTTGGCCTCCTACTCCTGGACCGACGTCGAACTCCGGGCGGCGGCACGGGTGATCGCGGGCCGGGTCCGGCCGCGCGGGAAACTCCCGGTGGCGGTGCAGCGCGCGGACGACGCGACGCAGGTGCTGTATCCCATCGGGCACGGACTGTCGTACTAG
- a CDS encoding S28 family serine protease: MRKALRWLLALTVLIGTLGTAGVATAAQAGQASQTADIKDQLLAIPGMSLIQEKPYTGYRYFVLNYTQPIDHRHPSKGTFQQRITVLHKDVSRPTVFYTSGYNVSTNPSRSEPTRIADANQVSLEYRYFTPSRPAPADWSKLDIWQAASDQHRVFKALKSVYTKNWIATGGSKGGMTATYFERFYPHDMDGVVAYVAPNDVVNNEDSAYDRFFTKVGTKECRDRLDAVQREALVRREPLEQKYAAYAAENGFTFTTVGSLDKAFEAVVLDYVWGFWQYSLLSDCDSIPANAQAATDDEIWTSVDTISGFSFYTDQGLDPYTPYYYQAGTQLGAPTIQFPYIEKKYIHYGYQPPRNFVPRSIPMKFQPNAMRDVDGWVRHHADHMLFVYGQNDPWGAERFAVGKGSKDSYVFTAPGLNHGANVAALTADQKALATARILAWAGVPAPTTAQAKALAPYDAKLDRQDVLREPTLRP; encoded by the coding sequence ATGCGCAAGGCGCTCAGATGGCTGCTGGCGCTCACCGTGCTCATAGGCACGCTGGGCACGGCCGGGGTGGCCACCGCCGCCCAGGCCGGCCAGGCCAGTCAAACGGCGGACATCAAGGACCAGTTGCTGGCGATACCCGGCATGAGCCTGATCCAGGAGAAGCCGTACACCGGCTACCGCTACTTCGTCCTGAACTACACCCAGCCGATCGACCACCGGCACCCGTCCAAGGGCACCTTCCAGCAGCGCATCACCGTGCTGCACAAGGACGTCTCGCGCCCGACGGTCTTCTACACCAGCGGCTACAACGTCTCCACGAACCCCAGCCGCAGCGAACCGACCCGGATCGCGGACGCCAACCAAGTCTCCCTGGAATACCGGTACTTCACGCCGTCCCGGCCCGCCCCGGCCGACTGGTCCAAGCTCGACATCTGGCAGGCGGCCAGCGACCAGCACCGCGTCTTCAAGGCCCTCAAGTCGGTCTACACCAAGAACTGGATCGCCACCGGCGGCTCCAAGGGCGGCATGACGGCCACCTACTTCGAGCGCTTCTACCCGCATGACATGGACGGCGTCGTCGCCTACGTCGCCCCCAACGACGTGGTGAACAACGAGGATTCGGCCTACGACCGCTTCTTCACCAAGGTCGGCACCAAGGAGTGCCGCGACCGCCTGGACGCCGTACAGCGCGAGGCGCTGGTGCGCCGGGAACCGCTGGAGCAGAAGTACGCGGCCTACGCGGCCGAGAACGGCTTCACCTTCACCACCGTCGGCAGCCTCGACAAGGCCTTCGAGGCCGTCGTCCTCGACTACGTCTGGGGCTTCTGGCAGTACAGCCTGCTCTCCGACTGCGACAGCATCCCCGCGAACGCACAGGCCGCCACCGACGACGAGATCTGGACCTCGGTCGACACGATCTCCGGCTTCTCCTTCTACACCGACCAGGGCCTGGACCCGTACACCCCGTACTACTACCAGGCGGGCACCCAACTCGGCGCCCCCACCATCCAGTTCCCGTACATCGAGAAGAAGTACATCCACTACGGCTACCAGCCGCCCCGCAACTTCGTCCCCCGCTCCATCCCGATGAAGTTCCAGCCGAACGCCATGCGGGACGTGGACGGTTGGGTCCGCCACCACGCCGACCACATGCTCTTCGTCTACGGCCAGAACGACCCGTGGGGCGCGGAGCGCTTCGCCGTCGGGAAGGGCTCGAAGGACTCGTACGTCTTCACCGCGCCCGGCCTCAACCACGGCGCGAACGTCGCCGCCCTGACCGCCGACCAGAAGGCGCTCGCCACCGCCCGCATCCTGGCGTGGGCCGGCGTCCCCGCCCCGACGACGGCACAGGCGAAGGCCCTCGCACCGTACGACGCGAAGCTGGACCGGCAGGACGTGCTGCGCGAGCCGACGCTGCGGCCGTAA
- a CDS encoding ABC transporter ATP-binding protein yields the protein MAAKQGETQGWARRLAGYAWRYPKDVVLALGASLAGMAVMAVVPLVTKVIIDDVIGGHTRSMAPWAAALIVAALLVYVSTYIRRYYGGRLALDVQHDLRTEMYGTITRLDGRRQDELSTGQVVGRATSDLQLIQGLLFMLPMTIGNVLLFLISLAIMAWLSLPLTLIALAVAPALGFIARRSRSKLHPSTWYAQAQAAAVAGVVDGAVSGVRVVKGFGQEDQETGKLREVGRRLYAGRLRTIRQNARYTPALQAVPALGQVAMLALGGWLAVRGHITLGTFVAFSTYLAQLVGPVRMLAMVLTVGQQARAGTERVLELIDTEPSMTDGTKELPADAPATVEFDDVSFGYDDDRPVLKGLSFEIHPGETLAVVGSSGSGKSTVSLLLPRFYDVTHGAVLIGGHDVRELTLDSLRAAIGLVPEDSFLFSDTVRNNIAYGRPDATEEEILTASRAAQADRFIAELPEGYDTTVGEHGLTLSGGQRQRVALARAILTDPRLLVLDDATSAVDARVEHEIHEALKQVMQGRTTLLIAHRRSTLNLADRIAVLDGGGLADIGTHDELQERSPLYRRLLTDPDELGGVSPGHALPTTAPAEDTSVRAELDAEFDAERGLTPHLWTGDREPKDTALSGMPATPELLAQVDALPPATDTPDIDEARAVRAEDSYGLRRLLRGFGAPLLISLGLVAVDAGMSLLLPVMIRHGIDQGVTKMAIGAIWSASLLALVAVGVQWVAQRGETRMTGRTGERVLYTLRLKIFAQLQRLGLDYYERELTGRIMTRMTTDVDALSSFLQTGLVTAFVSVVTFFGIMVALLVIDIQLALVVFATLPPLVIATFFFRRASVKAYELARERVSLVNADLQESVSGLRIVQAFRRERDGGRRFAERSSSYRAARTRGQRLISVYFPFVQFLSSVAAASVLIAGAGRVNDATLTTGALVAYLLYIDLFFAPVQQLSQVFDGYQQATVSLGRIQELLQEPTSTRAADEPLDVLSLRGEIAFEDVHFAYGDDEEAIGGVELTIPAGQTVAFVGETGAGKSTLVKLVARFYDPTGGRVTVDGTDLRSLDITSYRHHLGVVPQEAYLFQGTVRDAIAYGRPDATDAEVEAAARAVGAHEMIATLDGGYLHEVAERGRNLSAGQRQLLALARAELVDPDILLLDEATAALDLATEAQVNQATDRLAGRRTTLVVAHRLTTAARADRVVVMDHGRVVEDGTHDELLTLGGYYADLWRTFVGAPESEEPVAAPR from the coding sequence GTGGCAGCGAAGCAGGGGGAAACGCAGGGCTGGGCCAGAAGGCTCGCCGGATACGCCTGGCGATACCCCAAGGACGTGGTCCTGGCCCTCGGCGCCTCCCTCGCGGGCATGGCGGTCATGGCCGTCGTCCCGCTGGTCACCAAGGTGATCATCGACGACGTGATCGGCGGCCACACCCGCTCCATGGCCCCCTGGGCCGCCGCCCTGATCGTCGCCGCCCTCCTCGTCTACGTCTCGACGTACATCCGGCGCTACTACGGCGGCCGCCTCGCGCTGGACGTCCAGCACGACCTCCGCACCGAGATGTACGGCACGATCACCCGCCTCGACGGCCGCCGCCAGGACGAGCTGTCCACCGGCCAGGTCGTCGGCCGCGCGACCAGCGACCTCCAGCTCATCCAGGGCCTGCTCTTCATGCTCCCGATGACCATCGGGAACGTCCTGCTCTTCCTGATCTCCCTCGCGATCATGGCCTGGCTGTCCCTGCCGCTGACCCTGATCGCCCTGGCCGTCGCCCCCGCCCTCGGCTTCATCGCACGGCGCAGCCGCAGCAAGCTGCACCCCTCCACCTGGTACGCGCAGGCCCAGGCCGCCGCCGTCGCGGGAGTCGTCGACGGCGCCGTCAGCGGCGTACGCGTGGTGAAGGGATTCGGCCAGGAGGACCAGGAGACCGGAAAGCTGCGCGAGGTCGGCCGCCGGCTCTACGCGGGACGCCTCCGCACGATCCGGCAGAACGCCCGCTACACCCCCGCCCTCCAGGCCGTCCCCGCCCTCGGCCAGGTCGCGATGCTCGCCCTCGGCGGCTGGCTCGCGGTACGCGGTCACATCACGCTCGGCACGTTCGTCGCCTTCTCCACCTACCTCGCCCAACTCGTCGGCCCGGTCCGCATGCTGGCCATGGTCCTCACGGTCGGCCAGCAGGCCCGCGCCGGCACCGAGCGCGTCCTGGAGCTCATCGACACCGAGCCCTCGATGACGGACGGCACCAAGGAACTCCCCGCCGACGCCCCGGCCACGGTCGAGTTCGACGACGTCTCCTTCGGCTACGACGACGACCGCCCCGTCCTCAAGGGCCTCAGCTTCGAGATCCACCCCGGCGAGACCCTCGCGGTCGTCGGCTCCTCAGGCTCCGGGAAATCCACGGTCTCGCTCCTGCTGCCCCGCTTCTACGACGTCACCCACGGCGCCGTCCTCATCGGCGGCCACGACGTCCGGGAGCTGACCCTCGACTCCCTGCGGGCCGCGATCGGCCTGGTCCCCGAGGACTCCTTCCTCTTCTCGGACACGGTCCGCAACAACATCGCCTACGGCCGCCCCGACGCGACCGAGGAGGAGATCCTCACCGCCTCCCGGGCCGCGCAGGCCGACCGGTTCATCGCGGAACTCCCCGAGGGCTACGACACGACGGTCGGCGAGCACGGCCTGACCCTCTCCGGCGGCCAGCGCCAGCGCGTCGCCCTCGCCCGCGCGATCCTCACCGACCCGCGCCTGCTGGTCCTGGACGACGCGACCTCGGCGGTGGACGCGCGCGTCGAGCACGAGATCCACGAGGCCCTCAAACAGGTCATGCAGGGCCGCACCACGCTGCTGATCGCGCACCGCCGCTCCACCCTCAACCTCGCCGACCGCATCGCCGTCCTCGACGGGGGCGGCCTCGCGGACATCGGCACGCACGACGAACTCCAGGAGCGCTCACCGCTCTACCGCCGCCTCCTCACCGACCCCGACGAACTCGGCGGCGTCTCGCCCGGCCACGCCCTGCCCACCACCGCACCGGCCGAAGACACCTCCGTGCGCGCGGAGTTGGACGCGGAGTTCGACGCCGAGCGCGGGCTCACGCCCCACCTGTGGACCGGTGACCGCGAGCCCAAGGACACCGCGCTGTCCGGGATGCCCGCGACGCCCGAACTCCTCGCCCAGGTCGACGCGTTGCCCCCGGCGACCGACACCCCCGACATCGACGAGGCGCGAGCGGTCCGCGCCGAGGACTCGTACGGGCTGCGCCGGCTGCTGCGCGGTTTCGGCGCCCCGCTGCTGATCAGCCTCGGCCTCGTCGCCGTGGACGCGGGCATGAGCCTGCTGCTGCCGGTCATGATCCGGCACGGCATCGACCAGGGCGTGACCAAGATGGCGATCGGCGCGATCTGGTCCGCCTCGCTGCTGGCCCTCGTCGCCGTGGGCGTCCAGTGGGTGGCACAGCGCGGCGAGACGAGGATGACGGGACGCACCGGGGAGCGAGTCCTCTACACCCTCCGCCTCAAGATCTTCGCCCAGCTCCAGCGCCTCGGACTCGACTACTACGAGCGGGAGTTGACCGGCCGGATCATGACGAGGATGACGACGGACGTCGACGCCCTGTCGTCGTTCCTCCAGACGGGCCTGGTCACGGCCTTCGTCTCGGTCGTCACGTTCTTCGGCATCATGGTCGCCCTGCTGGTGATCGACATCCAGCTCGCGCTGGTCGTGTTCGCCACGCTTCCGCCGCTCGTCATCGCCACGTTCTTCTTCCGCCGGGCGAGCGTGAAGGCGTACGAACTCGCCCGCGAGCGCGTCTCGTTGGTCAACGCGGACCTCCAGGAGTCGGTGTCGGGGCTGCGGATCGTGCAGGCGTTCCGACGCGAGCGCGACGGCGGCCGGCGGTTCGCCGAGCGCAGCAGCAGCTACCGCGCGGCGCGTACCCGGGGCCAGCGGCTGATCTCGGTCTACTTCCCCTTCGTGCAGTTCCTGTCGTCGGTGGCGGCGGCGTCGGTACTGATCGCGGGCGCGGGAAGGGTGAACGACGCGACCCTGACCACGGGCGCGCTGGTCGCCTACCTGCTCTACATCGACCTGTTCTTCGCCCCGGTCCAGCAGCTCTCCCAGGTCTTCGACGGCTACCAGCAGGCCACGGTGTCCCTGGGCCGCATCCAGGAGCTGCTCCAGGAGCCGACGTCCACCCGGGCGGCCGACGAACCGCTCGACGTCCTCTCCCTCCGCGGCGAGATCGCCTTCGAGGACGTGCACTTCGCGTACGGCGATGACGAAGAGGCCATCGGGGGCGTCGAGTTGACGATCCCGGCTGGCCAGACGGTCGCCTTCGTCGGCGAGACGGGCGCGGGCAAGTCGACGCTCGTCAAGCTCGTCGCCCGCTTCTACGACCCGACGGGCGGCCGGGTCACGGTCGACGGCACGGACCTCCGCTCGCTCGACATCACGTCGTACCGCCACCACCTGGGCGTCGTCCCCCAGGAGGCGTACCTCTTCCAGGGGACGGTCCGCGACGCCATCGCCTACGGCCGCCCCGACGCCACCGACGCCGAGGTGGAGGCGGCGGCCCGCGCGGTCGGCGCCCACGAGATGATCGCGACGCTCGACGGCGGCTACCTCCACGAGGTCGCCGAGCGGGGCCGCAACCTCTCGGCGGGCCAACGCCAGTTGCTGGCCCTGGCCCGCGCCGAACTGGTCGACCCCGACATCCTCCTCCTCGACGAGGCGACAGCAGCCCTCGACCTGGCGACAGAAGCCCAGGTCAACCAGGCCACCGACCGCCTCGCGGGCCGCCGCACCACCCTCGTCGTCGCCCACCGCCTGACCACGGCGGCCCGCGCGGACAGGGTCGTGGTCATGGACCACGGCCGAGTCGTGGAGGACGGCACCCACGACGAGCTGCTCACGCTCGGCGGGTACTACGCCGATCTGTGGCGCACCTTCGTCGGCGCACCCGAGTCCGAGGAGCCGGTCGCCGCACCCCGCTGA
- a CDS encoding esterase-like activity of phytase family protein: protein MRLRTVLATATAGLAAATCLTAAGPATAVSNSLTSNACSSSVSIDRFSDTLDKTTYDGTFVGNFSALAVDRDGSIAALEDRSSLFDLDAKTLQPERVVPLADENGAALDSEGLVVDRDGTRLITSETEPSIRRYSADGKILDRLPVPSSLLVAPAGRAVSNQTFEGLTLLPGGRTLLASMEYPIAGDTSGAVRFQTWTRTKGDHFRLAAQYAYKTDAAYLGVPEVQALPDGRLLVLERGFTSGVGNTVRLYLADPRHATDTGKIDALTGQPGVRLIKKTLLADIADCPTLGATAKQPQPNPLLDNIEGMVVTGKEKGRYKVLLVSDDNQNAVQTTRFYYLRVRT from the coding sequence ATGCGCCTGAGAACCGTACTCGCGACCGCTACCGCCGGCCTGGCGGCGGCCACCTGCCTCACCGCCGCCGGGCCCGCGACCGCCGTGAGCAACTCCCTTACCAGCAACGCCTGTTCGTCCTCCGTTTCGATCGACCGCTTCTCCGACACGCTCGACAAGACGACGTACGACGGCACCTTCGTCGGCAACTTCTCCGCGCTCGCCGTGGACAGGGACGGCTCGATCGCCGCCCTGGAGGACCGTTCCTCGCTGTTCGACCTGGACGCGAAGACCCTCCAGCCCGAGCGGGTCGTCCCCCTCGCCGACGAGAACGGCGCCGCCCTCGACTCCGAGGGCCTGGTCGTCGACCGGGACGGCACCCGCCTCATCACCTCCGAGACCGAGCCGTCGATCCGCCGCTACTCCGCCGACGGCAAGATCCTCGACCGCCTCCCGGTCCCGTCCTCCCTCCTGGTCGCCCCGGCCGGCCGGGCCGTCTCCAACCAGACCTTCGAGGGCCTGACCCTGCTGCCAGGCGGCCGCACGCTGCTCGCGTCGATGGAGTACCCGATCGCCGGCGACACCTCCGGCGCCGTCCGCTTCCAGACCTGGACCCGGACCAAGGGCGACCACTTCAGGCTCGCCGCGCAGTACGCGTACAAGACCGACGCGGCCTACCTCGGCGTCCCCGAGGTGCAGGCCCTCCCCGACGGCCGGCTCCTCGTCCTGGAGCGCGGCTTCACCAGCGGCGTCGGCAACACCGTCCGCCTCTACCTGGCCGACCCGCGCCACGCGACCGACACCGGCAAGATCGACGCCCTCACCGGCCAGCCCGGCGTCCGCCTGATCAAGAAGACCCTCCTCGCGGACATCGCCGACTGTCCGACCCTCGGCGCCACGGCGAAGCAGCCCCAGCCGAACCCCCTCCTCGACAACATCGAGGGCATGGTCGTCACGGGGAAGGAGAAGGGCCGCTACAAGGTCCTGCTGGTGAGCGACGACAACCAGAACGCGGTACAGACGACCCGCTTCTACTACCTCCGGGTACGCACCTGA
- a CDS encoding serine hydrolase, with the protein MTQTHWTSRRARVVAVGTGVGILIPVLAAATPAAAATPTVSCTSAKAGLAAKLKKDITAALATRKGTVAVGLYDRKTNTTCTLRATSAYDSASTVKVTVLATLLWDAKKHNRLLTARETTLAKAMITKSDNDATSTLWRQLGLTKIKGFLTAAGMTQTKPGANNYWGLTQETVTDEQKLLKLVTAKNTVLSDNSRAYIQKLMNQVISSQRWGTPYGAPSGATVHVKNGWLQRSTHGWRVHSLGTFNGGGRDYMMSVLTQDNSTMSYGITTIQGVAKAIHKDLA; encoded by the coding sequence ATGACTCAGACTCATTGGACGTCCCGCCGGGCCAGAGTGGTGGCCGTCGGTACGGGCGTCGGGATCCTGATACCCGTCCTGGCCGCCGCGACGCCCGCCGCCGCGGCCACCCCGACGGTCAGTTGTACGTCCGCCAAGGCGGGCCTCGCCGCCAAGCTGAAGAAGGACATCACCGCGGCCCTCGCGACCCGCAAGGGAACCGTCGCCGTCGGCCTCTACGACCGCAAGACCAACACCACCTGCACCCTGCGGGCGACGAGCGCCTACGACTCGGCCAGCACCGTCAAGGTGACCGTGCTCGCCACGCTGCTGTGGGACGCGAAGAAGCACAACCGCCTGCTGACGGCCCGCGAGACGACCCTCGCCAAGGCCATGATCACCAAGTCGGACAACGACGCCACCTCCACCCTGTGGAGGCAACTGGGCCTGACGAAGATCAAGGGCTTCCTGACGGCGGCCGGCATGACGCAGACCAAGCCGGGCGCGAACAACTACTGGGGCCTGACCCAGGAGACCGTGACCGACGAGCAGAAGCTGCTCAAGCTGGTCACCGCCAAGAACACGGTGCTGAGCGACAACTCCCGTGCGTACATCCAGAAGTTGATGAACCAGGTGATCTCCAGCCAGCGTTGGGGCACGCCGTACGGAGCCCCGTCGGGCGCCACCGTGCACGTCAAGAACGGCTGGCTTCAGCGCTCCACGCACGGCTGGCGCGTGCACAGCCTGGGCACCTTCAACGGGGGCGGCCGCGACTACATGATGTCCGTGCTCACCCAGGACAACAGCACGATGAGCTACGGCATCACCACGATCCAGGGCGTAGCGAAGGCGATCCACAAGGACCTCGCCTGA